The Ruficoccus amylovorans region TGTGATGATCGACTCGACTCTCGTTAAGGCCCACCAGAACGCCACAACGGGAAAAAGGGGGCGATGTGTCAGGCTCTGGGGCGATCCCGTGGAGGACTGACCACGAAGCTGCACATGCTTTGCGATGCGCTCGGAAGGCCACTTAAAATGCACCTCACCGGTGGTCATTGCAATGACTGCACGCAGGCCGAAACGCTGCTTGAAGGTCAGCGTGCCCAAGCCGTCATCGCAGACAAAGGCTATGACTCAAACGCCATTCGGGCCTTCATCGCTAAGGCCAAGATGAAGGCTGTTATTCCCAGTAGATGCCACCGAAAACAGCAAATCCCCCACGACAAAAAACTCTACAAGCAAAGAAACAGGATCGAACGCCTATTCGGTACGCTCAAACAAAACCGCCGCATCGCCACAAGGTTCGACCGAAACGACTCTCACTATATGGCATTCGTCTTCCTCGCATGCGCCCTCATTTGGTTGACATCCTGAATGTCCGTTAGCCCTAGGCAGCGGCGGATTTGACCAGGTTCTTGCCGGTAAGGAGGCTGATCAGCTTTTTCATCGCGGGGGTGAGCACGCGGCCCTTGCGGTGGACGATGGCCAGCGGGCGCGAGAGCTTTTTACCCTTGATGTTGAGCGAGCAGATCAGGCCCTGCTTGACCTCCTGTATGACGGTGGTCGAGGGGACGATGGAGATACCCGCGTCAATTTCGACGGCGCGCTTGACGGTCTCGATGTTGTCGAACTCCATGACCGGCTCGATGTCGAGCTTGACCTCCTTGAAGAACTGGTCGGTGGCCTTGCGGGTCGGGATGTCCTGCTCGAATCCGATGAAGCGGTGCTCGGACAAATCCTTGACCTCGACCTGCTTCTGGCGGGCCAGCGGGTGGTTCGGGCTGCAGATGACCACGAGGTGGTCCTCCTGAAAGGGGATGACTTCGAGCTGGCGGATTTTGTTGGGGTAGGCGACCAGGCCGAGATCCACGGCGTTGTGCAGCACGTCTTCGTAGACGAGATTCGAGCGGCGATACTCCACGCGGACGTTGACCGAGGGGAACTCCTGCAGGAACTCCTTCACGTACGGCGGCAACTCGTGCAGGCCGATACTGTAAATGGTGGAGATATGAATAGTCCCGCTAATAACCTTTTTCATCTCCTGCAGCTCGCTGGTGAGCTTTTCGTACATGTGCAGGAGCTCCTTTGCTGACTCGTACAGCTTCGAGCCTTCGCGGGTAAGTCGAAATTGTTTTTGACTACGGTCAACAATCAGGACATTGAAGTGTTTCTCCATCGCCCGAAGTTGTTGACTGACGGCGGACTGGGTAATGCCATTCAGCTTGGCGGCACGAGAAAAGCTCTGGCTTTCGACCAGATCGCTGAAAATCTTGAAATTTTCTATGTGCATGGACTATTGCATAATGGAATCTAATTGCAAATCAATAATAATTTTAGCGAATCTTATCTTTATTTCGCAACATGATTAAATACGCTGAATTTGCTGCCCGCTGCGAAGAAATCCAGAACCGGATTCACAAGGCTTGCGAAAACTCGGGGCGCCGACCGGAAGAGGTGACCATTCTTCCCGTGACGAAAAACCATCCCGCCGACGCCGCCCGGTACGCCGCGCAGGCCGGCTTTGCCGCCGTAGGGGAGAACCGTGTGCAGGAGGCGATGGAGAAGCAACCGCTCGCGCCAGAGGGGCTGCGCTGGGAACTGATCGGCCACCTCCAGTCAAACAAGGCCCGTCAGGCGGCCACTCATTTTGACCGCGTGCAGTCGGTGGACTCGGCAAAGCTCCTGCAGCGTCTCGACATCGCCGCCGCGGAGGCCGGGCGAACACTCGCCATCCTCCTGCAAATCAACGCCGGGGACGATCCGGCCAAGTTCGGGGTCCACTGCGACGAGGCCGAGCCCTTGCTGGCCGCCGCGTTGGCCTGCTCGCACCTGCGGGTTGACGGGCTGATGACGATTGCCCCGCTGGACGACGACAAAGCCGTGGCCGCCCGCGCCTTTGAGCGATTGCGCCTGACCCGCGACCGACTCAGTGAAAAACTCGGCACGCCTTTGCCGGTGCTCTCGATGGGGATGACCGACGACCTGGAGGAAGCCGTCAAGGCGGGCAGCACACTCGTCCGCATCGGCACCGCGCTCTTCGGGACGCGTCCGGGGTATTGAGGGAAATTAAAACCGGTTCGGGACTTATTCGGAAAGAATGGGCCTCCCGCACGATGGAGCCTTGCTGGCTCCGCAGGGGCGAAGGCCCCCTGCATGCTGTTCCAGCCGGAGTGCACCCCGGCGTCGGAGTTTGGGGTTGCCGGGGGGCGGGGAATCTTTACCGTGACGCGCTGAATGAACCCCCACGCCACTCCCGAACGCAAGGCCGCTTTGCTGGCTTTGCTGGACGACCCTTCCAAGGCCGTGCGGACCGCCGTGCTCGAAGCCTACCGGGAACTGGGCGAGACGGGAGTCTCGTGGCTGCGCGAAGCCGTGCGCGCCGATGGAGATCGGGCCGATGACGCCCGCCGCGTGCTTCACGAACTGCGCGAGGACGACCCGAAGGCGGCCTTTATCGAGTTCATCCACTCGTACCGTTACGAGCTGGAAACCGGCGCGCTCATGCTCAACCGCACCTGGTATCCGGATCTTGATCTGGCCGAGTGCTGCCTGTTCCTTGACGCCATCGCCGACCGCTGCGAACAGCTTTTCTGCGAGCCTTCGACAGACTTTGAAAAATGCCGCGTGCTCAACCGGGTGATTTTTCACGAGTACGGCTTCAGTGGAGACCAGGAGGATTTTTACCACCCCGATAACAGCTTCCTCAACCGCGTGCTTGAGCGCCGGCGCGGGCTGCCCATCACGCTCTCCATCGTGTACTTGCTCGTGGCCTACCGCTGCGGGCTGCCGCTGGAGCCGGTCGGCTTTCCCGGGCGGTTCATGGTCGGCTGCTACACCGAGGGCGAGCCGTTCTTTATCGACGTGTTCGAGAGCGGGGTTTTTCGCACCGCCGAGGAGCTGGAGGCCATGCTCGAATCCCACCGGCTGGAAAGTGACCCGGGCATTCTCGCCCCGATTTCAGTCGGCGAAGTGCTCGTGCGCTGCTGTCGCAATCTCGTCAACCAGTTTACCCGGGCGCGTGACCCCGAATCGGCTCGCCTCTACGCCGATTTCGTTCATGAATTCGAAAATGCTTACAAGCGCAAAGCTTGATCAGGACACGGTCTATAGCCTCGACGATTTGAACGACTGGCCCCGCGACGGCGTGTCGCTCGCTGTGCTCGGAGACCCGGTGGCGCACTCGCTGAGCCCGCGCATGTACCACGCCGCGCTCGCCTGCATGGCGCAGACCCAGCCGATGTTCGCGCACTGGCACTACGTGAAGATGTACGTGCCCGAAGGCCAGCTCGGCTCCGCACTGGAGCGACTCTGGGAGGCCGGTTTTCTCGGAATGAACCTCGTGCTCCCGCACAAGGTGGCGGCCATCCCGCTGGCGGCCGAACTGGACGACAACGCCCGCGAAGTTGGCGCGGTCAACACCCTGCTGCGGCTGCCGACCGGCGGCTATCGCGGTTACAACACCGACACCTACGGGTTGGAGGAAGCTGTCCGCCGTGACCTCGACGCGCAACTGGCGGGCGAGGATGTGATCCTGCTCGGGGCCGGAGGCGCGGCCCAGGCCGTGGCCCACCACATTTTACGCAGCGGCTGCAAGTCTCTCTGGATCGGCAACCGCAGCCAGGACCGGCTGGCCCGGGTGCTGGACGGCCTGCAAGCGGTGGCCGGGGAGGGGAGGCTGCACGGTTTTGACCTGACAAACCCACCCGCCGCGCTTCCGAAGACGGGCTTGATGGTCAACGGCACCTCGCTCGGGCTGCACCGGGGAGATCCCGCGCCGGTTGATGTGAGCGGTTTTTCGCCGGAGCTGAAAATTTACGATATGACCTACGGGCACGAGAACGCCCTTTGTCTGGCGGCCCGCGAACGCGGCATCCGCTACGCCGACGGGGCCTCGATGCTCGTGTGGCAAGGGGTGCGGGCGATGGAGATTTACAGCGAAACCGCCGTGCCCGCCCAACCGATGATGAACGCCGTATGCGCCGGTTCCGGCTGCCCTGTGCGCCATGTTTGAGTACATTGAAGAAATTGACACGCTCGTGCCGTGGTTCTTTCCGCTGGCGGTGTTCCTGTTCGGGGCCTGCTGGGGGAGCTTTTTAAACGTGGTCATCTACCGGGTCCCGGCGGGGAAGTCCGTCATCCGGCCCGGCTCCCATTGCGCCTGCGGCCAGCCCATCGCCTGGTATGACAATATCCCGATCCTGTCGTGGTGCCTGCTGCGCGGGAAAGCCCGCTGCTGCGGACGGTATTTCAGCTTCCGTTACCCCTTTGTCGAGTTGCTGACCGGGGTGCTCTTTGTGACGGCGTGGCTGCTGCTGCCGCCGCAGGTGGCCTTGGCCGGGTTTGTCTTTATCGCCCTGCTGATCGCGGGGACTTTTATCGATCTGGACACGATGACCCTGCCCGACCAGATCACGGTGGGCGGGTGTATCGCCGGGGTTGCGCTATCGTTTCTGTTGCCGGAACTGCACGGCTTTGGCGGGGGGGAGCCGTGGCTCTTGCGCGCCATTCGCTCAGCCGTCATCGGGATGACGGGCGCAGCGGTCGGCTCGGGCGTCATTCTGTGGATCGCGCTCAGCGCTGAGGCCGTCCTGCGCCGGGAGGCGATGGGCTTCGGCGACGTGATCCTGATGGGCTGCATCGGGGCCTTCTGCGGCTGGCAGGGAGCGCTGTTCGCGATTTTTGGCGGGGCGCTGCTGGGGACGCTGGTCGTGATCCCGATGATGATTTTGCAAAAGCTTTTCGGTCTTGCCCTGCCGGGGCCGGGCAAGGTGGTCAAGGCCGGGGCCGAAGGTGTCTCCGCTGCGCTCGACAAGGAAGAGGCCGCGGCCCGCGCCAAGGCCGAAGCCACCAGCAAGGCCGCCGCCCGTTCAGCGGGTTCCGAATGCTCCAAGGGCGATGCTGGCTCAGAGGACATCGCTGCCTCGTCCGAGTCTGCCAAGGCGGGTGCCGCCGCGCAGGAAGCCGCCGCCGACCAGCAACTGGGCATGGGCGTGGCCATTCCGTTCGGGCCGTGGCTGGCGCTGGGCGGGCTGGTTTATTTCCTGTTCATGCGCGGCCCGACCGACGCTTACCTGGAGGCGCTCAAGGCCGCTGTCTTCGCCCCCCTCGGCGGTGGTGGTGCGTGACCGCACTGGACATTGAGGGGCTACGCCCCTACGCCGCCAGAAAGGCGGCTACCCCGGTGAGTGCCCGCACGGGGTTGGCGTGGCGGGGCGCGGCGTATGGTCGGTGGAGCGGGGAGTTTGTTTACGCGGTCTCGTCGCCGGTCTTGATCTTTTCCGGATTCCAGCCTTTATTCAACCGACATGAAAGCCCGTCGCAAGCCCGTGAAAAAACGCCTGAAAATATTGGGTGTCGGCTTGGCTGTGCTGGTGTTTTTTCCGCTTTCGGTACTGGTGCTGATTCTTTACGCCCGGCGTGAAGTCGAGACTTCGGCGCAGGGACGGGTGGCGAGCGAGGCTGGAGGCGTTCCGAAAACGCGGGTTGCGCTGGTGCTGGGGTGCTCGCGGTATTTGGACAGCGGAGAGGAGAATCTGTTTTTCTCCGCGCGGATGGATGCGGCCCGCGAACTTTACGAGGCCGGGGCGGTCGAGTACCTGCTGGTCAGCGGTGACAACTCTCGGCCTGACTACGACGAAAGCTCGGACATGAAGGAGGCGCTGATGGAGCAGGGCGTGCCGGAGGAACGAATCGCGTGCGATTATGCCGGATTCAGCACGCTGGATTCGGTCCTGCGGGCGCGTGAGGTATTCGGACTGGAGCAGTTTGTTATCGTTTCGCAGGGGTTCCATGTGCGCCGCGCGCTCTACATCGCTCGCGCCAACGGCCTCGACGCCACCGGCTACGCGGCTCGCGACGTGGGCGGGACCGGAGGAAAGTTTATCCGGCTGCGCGAGGCGCTGGCCAGGGTAAAAGTCCTCCTCGATGTGCGCGTGTTCGGGCGCGCGCCGAAGTTCCTTGGAGAGCCTGTTGTGATTGGCCAGCATCCTTGACCGTTGGGGCGTTATTGCCGTGTTTTTCCACGATTCCCGTAAAACCTTTCGGTTCCTATGCATCCCATTCTGAAACTCGTCCTGCTGCTTTGTTGCAGTAATGTCTTCATGACCTTCGCCTGGTACGCTCATCTGAAGGAGATGAACAACCGGCCTTGGATCATCGCGGCGCTGGTGAGCTGGGGCATTGCGCTGCTGGAGTACCTCTTTCAGGTGCCCGCCAACCGGATCGGCTACACCGTGCTCAGCGTCGGGCAACTCAAAATCATTCAGGAGGTGATCACGCTTTCGGTCTTTGTCCCGTTCTCGGTCTTCTACATGCGCGAGCCCCTCAAGTGGGACTACCTCTGGGCCGGGCTGTGTCTGGTGGGTGCGGTCTATTTTATGTTCCGCGATAAAATTGCCTGAGGATCGCGGGCGGCGGGTTCGGCCTCGCTTTCGCGGGAGGGGGAGGGTGCGCCCATAATCGGCTTGCCTGAGGGCGGGGCGAGGGCTTTGATTGCGGGTTTCGCACCGAACCGACATGAGGCCCGAGTTTTCCATCATCATCCCTTTCTACAACGAAGAAGAAAGCGTCGTCGCGGTGCTCGAAGAAGTCCGCCGCTGCCAGCCGGAGGCCGAAATCATCGCGGTGGACGATGGCAGCTCCGACGCCACTTGGGAGAAAATCTGCTCCGTACAAGGCATCCGTGGGCTTCGCCCCTCGGCCAACCGGGGGCAGAGCGCGGCCATGTACGCCGGGCTCCAGCGGGCGACGGCTCCCGTGGTCGGCCTGATGGACGGCGACGGCCAGAACGACCCGGCTGATTTCGCCAAGCTCCTGTCCGCGATGAACGAAGGCGTGGACGTGGTGGTCGGCTACCGGGCCAAGCGCAAGGACACCTTTAGCCGCCGGGCCGCCTCCAAGATCGCCAACCGCATCCGGCGGATGTTTCTGGACGACGGGGTGCGCGACACCGGCTGCTCGCTCAAGGTCTTCCGGCGAGAGGCGGTCCAGTACCTGGTGCCTTTCAACGGCCTGCATCGCTACCTGCCCGCGATTTTCAAAAAGGCCGGACTGCGCATCGCCGAGGTCCCGGTCAACCACCGTCCGCGCGAGCTGGGCGTCTCCAAGTACACGAACTGGGACCGCGCCCTGCGCGGCATTTACGACCTCATCGGGGTGAGCTGGCTGCTCAAGCGCAAGGTCCATTATCCCTCTATCGAAGAGAATTTGCATGATTGATTGCCTGACTTTCCTGGCTACCGCCACCACGACGGCAGCCGATACCGCCGCGCAAGCCGGTTTTATGGACCGCACCTTGTTCGAGGTGCCAGGGCTTGGCCTGACCGTGACGCTGTGGAAGGTGATCGGCTACTTCGGGGTGGCCGTCTTTGGCTCGCGCTGGCTGGTGCAGGTCTTCGCCACTCATAAGGCGAAAAAAGTGACCATGCCCCGCCTCTTCTGGTACATGAGCCTGACCGGCAGCCTCTGCCTGATCTCGTACTTCATCTGGGGCAAGAACGACTCGGTCGGCATCCTCTCGAACCTTTTCCCGGCGACCATCGCGTTTTACAACCTCATCACCGACATTCGCCATGCCAAGGTGCAAAAGGCCGAGGCGCAGGAGATCGGCGAATGATTTTTTCAACGGAAGTCCGGGAAGATTGGTGAGCAATTATTGCAGGCCTTTCATTCCGACCTTCCTTTTAAAATCCTTTGGAACCTAATTACCGAAGAGCCAGAACCCGGCCTTGATCCACAGCGGGATGGTGAGCATCCCGGCGAGGCAACTGGCGGCCACGGCCTGGAAGGCGAGGTTACCGGAGCCGCCGTAGTGCTTGGCCAATACAACCGGGAAAATCCCGCAGGGCATGGCGGCGTGGACGATGACGACGTCCCGCACGGCGGGTGAAAAGGGAATGACGCAGGTCGCCCCGAGCATGAGCGCGGGCAGCACGAGGTGTCGCATGCAGACGCCCCCGGCCACGACGCCGGGGCGCAACCGGGCGCCACTTTCGCGGGCCAGTTCGCAGAAGGCCACCCCGATGATAAAAATCCCGACCGGGATGGCGCAGGCCGCCAGCATGTCGATCAGGCCGAGGGCGGCGGAGGGAAAAAGGTCGTGCCCGCCCAGGTAATTCAGGGGCAGGCCAATGAGCACGGCCACCGCCGGGGGCGAGAAGGCTTTTTTCAGATTGCGGCGGTTAAAGCTCCCCGAGACGACGCTAACCCCGACCGTCCAGATGGCCAGGTCCACCCCGACGTTGACCACGAGCATGACCCCGATGGCCGCGTCGGAGAAAAACAGCGAGGCCACCGGGATGGCCACGTAACCGTAGTTGTAGGTCGCCGCGACAAAGGCAAACGTCCCCCGGTCACGCGCCTCGCGGATGCCGAACAGCGGCGCGCACAAGGCCGAAACCAGCACCCCGCCCGCCACGAACAAGTAACCCGTAGCGACGGATTCGACTACGACCGAGCTTTCGCGCAGCAGTTCGTTGCCCAGCACGAAGCGGAAAATCAGGCACGGGTACAGCAGGTACACGACCAGACGCATGACTTCGCGCTCGCCCTGCGCGGAAAACCACCCTCGCGCCCGGGCTGCCCAGCCCAGCCCCACCAACAGGAAAACCGGCAGCACCGCCGAAAAAATTGTGCCGTAATCGACCATAAACAGCCGGGTATTATCCTCTGCCCGTCCGCGCCTGTCTAGGTCGTTTTAGAAGCGAATTCGGTCACGAAGCACACAAAATAATTCCGTTTCCCAACAGAAATGAGACCAGCCTTTTCAATCGCCTTGATCAAGTCAGGGATTTAACAGGAAGAGCGGAAAGAGCGCCAAGCGGGACAGGAGGCATCTTCTTCCTTACTTTCCGGCCTTCCTGTTAAATCTTTTAGGCCCTGGCGCAGCGAACCTCATGCTTCCTGGGCCTTGGGCAGGGTGATGGTAAAGGTGGTGCCGCCGTTGGTCATGGTCTCGAAGTCGATGCTGCCGCCGTGGGCGTCCACGATGGATTTGACAATCGCTGTGCCCAGGCCGGTGCCGCGGCTCTTGCCGTAGGTGATGAAGGGGCTGAAAAGGTTGTGACGGATGGACTCGGGGATGCCCTTGCCGTTGTCGCTGACGATGATTTCGGCCGTCGATTCGAGGTTGTGGACAAAGATCTGCACCTGGCCGCGCCGATCCTCATCGAAGGCTTCGATGGCGTTGCCGACGAGGTTTTGCAGCACGCGGATGAGCTTGCTCTCCTCGCCCATGACGGTGACGGGGGTGGCCCGCATCTCGATCACCACGCGGTCGTGGCGGAAAAACGGTTCGTTCATCTGCCGGAACTTCTCGCACAGTTCGGCCAGGTCGATCCGCGTCAGGTGGAGCCGCTGCTCGCCCTTGGAGAACTCGCTCAGCTCGTTGGCCATCTCGACCATGCGCTGCACCTGAGCCTCGATGTTTTCGCAGATGCGGAGGGTCTTGGGGTCGGGATGCTGGCTGCGCAGGAGCTGCGCGCCAAGGCTGATCAGGGTGAAGGGGTTTTTAAAGTCGTGGATGATGGTGTTCATCATCGTGCCGACCATGGCCATCTTTTCCTTCTGGAGCATGTCGTCCACGTAGTGTCGGGTGGTGGCGTGGAGGTGGTTGACAATGCTGCCGAGGATTTGCTCGATGGGGCCGGGAGTGTTTTTGATGAACTCGACCAGACTGTCGCGCCCGATCTGGGCGATCTTTACCGGGGTGGTCTGAGCCACGGCATTGAGCGCGCGCGGCGCACCGGTGAAAATCCCGATCTCGCCAAAGAAGTTCCCCGCTTCGCTGTAACTGATGATGCGGTCTTCCTCGCCGGGGATGCTCTTGGTGAAGGCGACGGTGCCCTCCAGCACGAGGCAGAGCGTATCCGAGGGGCTGCCTTCGGTAAAAACCACGTCACCCTTCTTATATTCGCTGACGGCAGTCCGTTCCGCCAACGGGCGGACATCCTCCACATCGGAAGCGTGGAAAAAGGGATGGTCCTCGATCTGCATTGCTGGGGCGTCTGTTTTCTCTGCCGAATAAGCTTTCTATGAAAAGTAAAAGCCTTTTACGTTTGCGGGTCTAGCCCGAATATCAACGGTTTAGGTAGTGGATATGCCTTAGAAAAGGCCATCGTCCGACGTTTTCATGACCCAAGTCCCGACTCTTGGAGAGCCGCTGCCTAGCGTTATCAACCCGATGTCGCAGGCGAATCCGGTTCCCGGGGGAGTAACGCTTTCAGGTGGGCGAGGCCGCCGTTGAGGTCATTAAATTCGCCGTCGAGCTGGGCCTCGTAGCAGGCGTCGATCAGGGGGCGGAAGCGCGGGCCGGGCTTGAGCCCGAACGCGATCAGGTGGCGGCCCTGGATGAGCGGCTCGGGGGCGGCGTCCTTGATCGAGAGGGCCTCGGCCCGCTCCAGCAGCCACTGCCCGGCGGGGAAGTCGGCGCTCAGCGGCGGGCGGCCGCCCATGTCGGCTTCGGCCACGCGGATCAGCCGGTCAATACGTCCGACCTTGCGGGCCAGCCTGCGCACGGCGTTGTCGCCGGCCTGGGCGGCGTGGAGGAGGGCGGGGCGCATGTGGGTCTCGACCAGGATGAGCACGTCCTCGATCAGTTGCTGGTGCGCGGTCAGGTGGCGCAGGAACAACTCCGCCGGAATGACGCCCTCGGTGTCGTGCCGGGGGGAGCGGATGCGCCCGTCCTCGTCGGTGTAGGTCGTTTGTGGCTTGCCCATGTCGTGGCAGAGCACGGCCAGGCCGACGACGAGATCTTCCCAGTCGTTGCCGATGCGTTGCCGGGCGAAGGCGTCCATGCAGTGCAGGGTGTGGGTCCACACGTCGCCCTCGGGGTGCCACTGCGGGTCTTGCTCGCAGCCGACGAGCGCGGCCAGTTCGGGCGTGTAGCGTATCCAGCCACAGTCTTTTAAAAAGGTCAGCCCGAGCGAGGGGCGAACGCCCTTGAGCACGAGCTTTTCCCACTCGCTGAAGATGCGTTCACGGGGGAGGTTTTCCGGGGTGATCTGACGGCAAAGCTCCAGCGTCTCCGGGGCGATGGTTAACTCGAAACGCGCCAGAAACTGCATGGCCCGCAGCACGCGCAAGGGGTCTTCGCTGAACTTGTCCGAGGTGTGGCGCAGGATGCGGTTTTCCAGGTCGGCGCGTCCGTTGAAGGGATCGACCAGCTCGCCGCTGAGCGGGTCCCAGGAGAGGGCGTTGAGTGTGAAGTCGCGCCGCGAAGCCGCCTCGACCTGGCTCATGTGTGGGTCACCCGTGACGGCGAAGCCCCGGTGGCCAGTGCCCTGTTTGGACTCGCGACGGGGCAGGCTCACGTCCAGCTCCAGGCCCCTCAGCTTGAATACCCCGAAGGCGCGGCCCACGGCGTTGACCTCGAAGTCACGGCGCAGCAGCCTCAGAAGGAGCTTTTCCTCCAGTCCGAAGACCTCCATGTCGGCGTCCTTGGAGGCGCGCCCGAGCAGGGCGTCGCGCACGCAGCCCCCGACGAAGAAGGCCCGCCCTCCGGTCTGGCGCACGGCCTCGGCGATGCGCACCCCGGCGTCGAATTCGGTGGGGCGGAGGGAGCTTTGAATGGATATTAACCTGCTGGACATCAAGCTAATGAGTTAGATTAATCTTTTTACTTTACTATTTTACCTAATTAAGTAAGTTTTCATCTATCATGACACCCATGACGATGCCCACCCTGGAACCGGATCTCAAGCGGGAAAACGAGGAACTGATCGCCCTGCCGGCGGCAGAGCGCATCCGTCGCGCCCACGAGCGATGGGGGGATTCGCTGGTCATGAGCACGAGCTTCGGCGTGCAGTCGGCGGTGCTGCTGCACATGGCCAATACCGTCGTGCCCGGCATCCCGGTTATTTTTGTCGATACCGGCTATCTGTTTCCCGAGACCTATCGTTTCGCGCAGGAGTTGACCGACCGGTTGGAGTTGAACCTGAAAATCTACACCCCCCGCCGTACTTCAGCCATGCAGGAGGCGCTGGAGGGTAAGCGTTGGGAAAAGGACATCGCCGCGCTCGAATCCTACAACCACGAAAACAAGGTCGAACCGATGAACCGCGCCCTGCGCGAACTCGACGCCCAGGCGTGGATTTCCGGACTACGCCGGGTGCAGTCCTCGACTCGCGGACATCTGCGCCCGCTGGAGCGCCAGAACAAGACTTTCAAGGCTTACCCGATCATCGACTGGACGGACCGCGACATCTATAATTACCTGAGCGAAAACAGCCTGCCGTACCATCCCCTTTGGGACGAGGGCTATGTCTCTGTCGGCGACTGGCACAGCACTTCGAAGCTTGAGGCCGGGATGAACGCCGAAGACACCCGCTTCGGCGGGCGCAAGCGTGAGTGCGGCCTGCACGAGATGTCAGATCGCGGCGGCGACTACCAGATCTGATCGAACTGATTTAAGAAAGGTGACTCGCACAGAGCCACGGAGATTTTTAATTTAAAATTTCCCGTGATATTCGTGCTTATACCCAGAAGCTAAGTCGTGTCTTCAAAAATACTGTAGCCACAAAATTTGAATGGCTAAATGGCTAATTGTTAATTGTTGGATGCGGAACGTAGAAAACAACAATTAGCCATTTTAACCATTTAGCCATTCGGCCTTTGAGCAGGCGGCTACGATTCTATTTAAAACGCGCTAATACTTCTGCCGGAGCTTCCAGATCACGCGGGCGTCGGTGATGAGGGTTGCGAGCACAGCGGGGGAGATGGACTGCTTGGGGTCGTCGCCGATGCCGGATTTCGGGTCGATGTGGGTCTCGACAACAAAGCCGTCGGCCCCGTAGGCCATAGCGGCGAGGGCGGCTCCCGGGACGTAGGCGGCGCGGCCCACCGAGTGCGAGGGGTCCACGATAACGGGCGCCCAACTCTTGGCCTTTAAAAGTTGCGTGATCGACTCGTCCGGGTGGTTGCGGTAGCCGTCCATGGAGGGGAGGGTGCCTCGCGGGCATAGCAGTACCTTGGGATTACCCGCCGAGACGATGTACTCGGCGGCGGCCAGAAACTCATCTACCGGGGCCATCGGGCGTCCGCGCTTGAGCAGGACGGCGGTCTTTGAGCCCGCAGTTTGCGCCCCGATCTGACGCAGGAGGGGGTAGTTGAGCGCGTTGCGCGCGCCGATCTGAATCACGTCGATCCCGGCCTCCAGCACGAGCCGCAGGTGGTCTGTGTCCATGACCTCGGTGTTGATGGCCAGGCCGGTACGGGCGCGGGCTTCCAGCAGGATGTCGAGCGCGGCGTTGTCGCCCTGATAGGAGTAGGGCATGGTGCGGGGCTTCCAGACGCCGCCGCGCAGGATGTGCCCGCCGGCCTCTTTGACCGCCTGGGCGGTTTCATAGAAAAGGTTCGGGTTCTTCGGGTCGATGGTGCAGGGGCCAGCGATGAAAAGCGGTTCCTTGCCGATCTCGACTCCGGCCAACTGGCGCTTACCCTCGGCCAGCGAGGACTTGATGTCCATCAGCTTGTAGGGCGAGTCAATCGCGTCCACGCGCGCCACGTAATCAAGCCCGAGCAAGCGGTTCATCATGGTCTCGTGGCGTTCGTCCCCGAGGATGGCGTAGATGCAGCGCTCGGCCCCGACGATGGTCTGAATGCGGCAGCCGAATTCGCCGACGATTTTTTCGACTTCTTCGAGTTGGGCGGGGGTGAGACGTGGGTTGCGCGGGATGATCATGGCTGGAAAATATCAGGGGTGGAAAATGACGGCAGGCCAGACCCTCTTGGGCGTGCGCCGGGTGGTGCGCCCAGATGAGATAACTTAACCGCGGGGCGAGGCTGGTCCCTGGTTGCGGCGGCGCGATTGCGGGACGCCGTGCCGTG contains the following coding sequences:
- a CDS encoding SanA/YdcF family protein, with protein sequence MKARRKPVKKRLKILGVGLAVLVFFPLSVLVLILYARREVETSAQGRVASEAGGVPKTRVALVLGCSRYLDSGEENLFFSARMDAARELYEAGAVEYLLVSGDNSRPDYDESSDMKEALMEQGVPEERIACDYAGFSTLDSVLRAREVFGLEQFVIVSQGFHVRRALYIARANGLDATGYAARDVGGTGGKFIRLREALARVKVLLDVRVFGRAPKFLGEPVVIGQHP
- a CDS encoding DMT family protein; the protein is MHPILKLVLLLCCSNVFMTFAWYAHLKEMNNRPWIIAALVSWGIALLEYLFQVPANRIGYTVLSVGQLKIIQEVITLSVFVPFSVFYMREPLKWDYLWAGLCLVGAVYFMFRDKIA
- a CDS encoding glycosyltransferase family 2 protein — translated: MRPEFSIIIPFYNEEESVVAVLEEVRRCQPEAEIIAVDDGSSDATWEKICSVQGIRGLRPSANRGQSAAMYAGLQRATAPVVGLMDGDGQNDPADFAKLLSAMNEGVDVVVGYRAKRKDTFSRRAASKIANRIRRMFLDDGVRDTGCSLKVFRREAVQYLVPFNGLHRYLPAIFKKAGLRIAEVPVNHRPRELGVSKYTNWDRALRGIYDLIGVSWLLKRKVHYPSIEENLHD
- a CDS encoding lipid-A-disaccharide synthase N-terminal domain-containing protein, whose translation is MDRTLFEVPGLGLTVTLWKVIGYFGVAVFGSRWLVQVFATHKAKKVTMPRLFWYMSLTGSLCLISYFIWGKNDSVGILSNLFPATIAFYNLITDIRHAKVQKAEAQEIGE
- a CDS encoding AEC family transporter; this encodes MVDYGTIFSAVLPVFLLVGLGWAARARGWFSAQGEREVMRLVVYLLYPCLIFRFVLGNELLRESSVVVESVATGYLFVAGGVLVSALCAPLFGIREARDRGTFAFVAATYNYGYVAIPVASLFFSDAAIGVMLVVNVGVDLAIWTVGVSVVSGSFNRRNLKKAFSPPAVAVLIGLPLNYLGGHDLFPSAALGLIDMLAACAIPVGIFIIGVAFCELARESGARLRPGVVAGGVCMRHLVLPALMLGATCVIPFSPAVRDVVIVHAAMPCGIFPVVLAKHYGGSGNLAFQAVAASCLAGMLTIPLWIKAGFWLFGN
- a CDS encoding ATP-binding protein gives rise to the protein MQIEDHPFFHASDVEDVRPLAERTAVSEYKKGDVVFTEGSPSDTLCLVLEGTVAFTKSIPGEEDRIISYSEAGNFFGEIGIFTGAPRALNAVAQTTPVKIAQIGRDSLVEFIKNTPGPIEQILGSIVNHLHATTRHYVDDMLQKEKMAMVGTMMNTIIHDFKNPFTLISLGAQLLRSQHPDPKTLRICENIEAQVQRMVEMANELSEFSKGEQRLHLTRIDLAELCEKFRQMNEPFFRHDRVVIEMRATPVTVMGEESKLIRVLQNLVGNAIEAFDEDRRGQVQIFVHNLESTAEIIVSDNGKGIPESIRHNLFSPFITYGKSRGTGLGTAIVKSIVDAHGGSIDFETMTNGGTTFTITLPKAQEA
- a CDS encoding CCA tRNA nucleotidyltransferase; this encodes MSSRLISIQSSLRPTEFDAGVRIAEAVRQTGGRAFFVGGCVRDALLGRASKDADMEVFGLEEKLLLRLLRRDFEVNAVGRAFGVFKLRGLELDVSLPRRESKQGTGHRGFAVTGDPHMSQVEAASRRDFTLNALSWDPLSGELVDPFNGRADLENRILRHTSDKFSEDPLRVLRAMQFLARFELTIAPETLELCRQITPENLPRERIFSEWEKLVLKGVRPSLGLTFLKDCGWIRYTPELAALVGCEQDPQWHPEGDVWTHTLHCMDAFARQRIGNDWEDLVVGLAVLCHDMGKPQTTYTDEDGRIRSPRHDTEGVIPAELFLRHLTAHQQLIEDVLILVETHMRPALLHAAQAGDNAVRRLARKVGRIDRLIRVAEADMGGRPPLSADFPAGQWLLERAEALSIKDAAPEPLIQGRHLIAFGLKPGPRFRPLIDACYEAQLDGEFNDLNGGLAHLKALLPREPDSPATSG